A single Pseudalkalibacillus hwajinpoensis DNA region contains:
- a CDS encoding carbohydrate ABC transporter permease, with protein MAETAYRKQTNVNYQDSRLKARKVSKKTLIYILLLMYALMNAYPILWMVLNSFKSNTEFAENPISFPATWLFENYKTAWETARLDTYFLNSIIVSVIAVAVTVLAGALASYFLSRFAYKWGKYMYAFFVFGMLIPIHATLVPMFLLMKNLGLLNTHAGLILPYIAFNLPITIFILVSFMKAFPKDIEESAIMDGCGVFRIFWSIILPMTKPALATVVILNFINNWNEFSFALVLINEDALKTLPLGLANFAGQYTTNYGAQMAGLTLAIIPTIIIYMILEEHLVKGMTAGAVKG; from the coding sequence ATGGCTGAGACAGCTTATCGAAAGCAGACAAATGTTAATTATCAGGATAGTAGATTAAAAGCTAGAAAGGTCTCGAAAAAGACATTGATTTATATTTTATTACTGATGTATGCGTTGATGAATGCTTATCCTATTCTCTGGATGGTACTGAATTCATTCAAAAGCAATACTGAATTCGCAGAGAACCCTATCTCTTTCCCGGCAACGTGGTTATTTGAAAACTATAAGACAGCATGGGAAACAGCTAGGTTAGATACTTATTTTCTAAACAGTATCATCGTTTCTGTTATCGCGGTCGCTGTAACCGTACTTGCGGGTGCGCTTGCTTCTTATTTTCTTTCACGCTTTGCGTATAAATGGGGCAAATACATGTATGCGTTCTTTGTATTTGGGATGCTTATTCCCATTCACGCCACACTTGTACCGATGTTTCTTCTAATGAAAAACCTTGGATTGTTAAATACACACGCGGGTCTCATATTGCCTTACATCGCTTTCAATCTTCCGATCACGATATTTATACTCGTAAGCTTCATGAAGGCTTTTCCAAAGGACATCGAAGAATCAGCGATCATGGATGGCTGTGGTGTGTTTCGAATCTTCTGGTCTATTATTCTACCGATGACAAAACCAGCACTGGCCACAGTGGTTATTTTGAATTTTATCAATAACTGGAACGAGTTCTCCTTTGCGCTCGTATTGATTAACGAAGATGCGCTTAAGACGCTGCCATTAGGATTAGCGAATTTTGCAGGTCAATATACTACAAATTACGGAGCACAGATGGCAGGGCTAACGCTCGCGATTATACCGACCATCATTATTTATATGATTTTAGAAGAGCATCTTGTAAAAGGGATGACAGCTGGCGCAGTGAAAGGATAA
- the nhaC gene encoding Na+/H+ antiporter NhaC, with amino-acid sequence MRKSGKEMTFGLAIIPFIAMIIVMGFTIVVFEGSAHIPLILGAFVSAFIAWFVGYSWGEIESSIYKGIRLSLPAVVIIILVGIVIGAWIGGGIVATMFYYGLKLISPAFFLVSIAVICAIVSIATGSSWSTMGTIGIAGMGIGMSMGIPSGMVAGAIISGAYFGDKMSPLSDTTNLASGTVGANLFEHIKHMTYTTVPAFIIALSVYWYLGTKFSSNKIDFEKIESIMKVLQDSFVISPWLLLAPALVIVLVSKKVPVIPSLMAGIILGFLADIFVQGGDVGTAVNTLQSGFSIETGNATIDELFNRGGIDDMMYTVSLVICAMTFGGILENTGMLNAIVTQIIKIAKTAKGLLTTTVMSAFATNVLTAEQYISVVLPGRMYVKRYRELNLHPKNLSRAIEDGGTLTSVFVPWNTCAVFIFGTLGVSVIDYAPYAILNYLVPLLSIAFAWSGITIAYMTKEERMNWVEDEDKVEDVG; translated from the coding sequence ATGAGGAAAAGCGGCAAAGAGATGACTTTTGGTTTAGCAATTATACCGTTTATAGCCATGATTATTGTGATGGGTTTTACCATTGTCGTGTTTGAAGGAAGCGCGCACATCCCTCTTATTTTAGGTGCTTTTGTATCCGCTTTCATAGCGTGGTTTGTTGGTTATAGCTGGGGTGAAATTGAATCTAGTATTTATAAAGGTATCCGTCTTTCATTGCCAGCGGTGGTTATCATCATTCTTGTCGGGATTGTCATAGGAGCATGGATTGGCGGGGGAATTGTTGCAACGATGTTTTATTATGGCTTAAAGCTCATTTCGCCTGCTTTTTTCTTAGTTTCTATTGCCGTCATTTGTGCGATTGTCTCAATTGCGACTGGAAGTTCGTGGTCAACGATGGGAACAATCGGCATTGCGGGAATGGGAATCGGAATGAGTATGGGGATTCCTTCAGGTATGGTCGCTGGGGCGATTATTTCAGGAGCCTATTTTGGAGATAAGATGTCTCCTCTATCAGACACAACGAATCTAGCTTCTGGAACGGTTGGAGCGAATTTATTCGAGCATATCAAGCATATGACGTATACCACCGTTCCGGCGTTTATCATTGCGCTTAGCGTGTACTGGTATCTAGGTACAAAGTTTTCCTCTAATAAAATTGATTTTGAGAAAATCGAATCCATTATGAAAGTGCTACAAGATTCTTTCGTTATTTCGCCATGGTTGCTTTTAGCGCCTGCACTCGTCATCGTATTGGTATCCAAAAAGGTACCCGTAATTCCGTCCCTAATGGCTGGTATTATACTAGGATTTCTAGCAGACATTTTTGTACAGGGTGGCGATGTTGGAACAGCTGTGAATACATTACAAAGCGGCTTTTCCATCGAGACGGGAAACGCAACAATCGATGAACTTTTTAATCGTGGTGGTATTGACGACATGATGTACACCGTATCACTCGTTATTTGTGCGATGACGTTTGGTGGAATACTGGAGAATACGGGAATGCTTAATGCAATCGTAACTCAAATTATTAAAATAGCGAAGACAGCGAAGGGCTTATTAACGACGACGGTGATGTCAGCATTTGCGACAAATGTTCTAACAGCAGAGCAGTATATTTCAGTCGTACTCCCAGGCAGGATGTATGTAAAAAGATATAGAGAACTAAATCTTCATCCCAAAAATTTATCACGTGCGATTGAAGATGGTGGGACATTAACTTCTGTGTTTGTTCCATGGAATACATGTGCTGTATTTATATTTGGTACGTTGGGAGTGTCTGTGATTGACTATGCACCATATGCGATCTTAAATTACCTTGTTCCTCTTCTTTCGATTGCCTTTGCATGGAGTGGTATAACAATTGCTTATATGACGAAAGAAGAGAGAATGAACTGGGTAGAGGATGAAGATAAGGTAGAGGATGTTGGATAA
- a CDS encoding alpha/beta fold hydrolase: MPFLNIKDDVELYYEDVGMGQPVIFIHGVWMSSRFFKKQLPYFRQKYRAISLDLRGHGQSSHVQTGHTVANYARDLKKFIDQLHLKDVMLVGWSMGAFVIWEYLQQFGEDNVKGTVIVDELASDFKWPDFEIGAFDLPALTGMMREIQSDQKGLLQGFIPLMFKKDLSESELEWMLAETTKMPAAIASAILFDQSIIDCRPYLNQITKPTLLCFGKEEKLIPVAAGEHLNRAIPNSKLELFEESCHCPFIEEADRFNQVVDEFIGGLN; this comes from the coding sequence ATGCCATTTTTGAATATTAAAGATGATGTAGAGCTTTATTATGAAGATGTTGGTATGGGGCAGCCTGTGATTTTCATTCATGGCGTTTGGATGAGTAGCCGCTTTTTCAAAAAGCAGCTTCCGTACTTCAGACAAAAGTATCGTGCGATTTCTCTAGATTTAAGAGGTCATGGCCAATCCTCACACGTTCAAACAGGGCACACAGTGGCAAACTATGCTCGTGATCTGAAGAAATTTATTGACCAGCTTCATCTGAAGGACGTAATGCTAGTTGGATGGTCAATGGGGGCATTTGTAATATGGGAATACTTGCAGCAGTTCGGTGAGGATAACGTGAAGGGGACAGTTATTGTTGATGAGCTAGCATCGGATTTTAAGTGGCCAGATTTTGAAATAGGCGCATTTGATCTACCGGCACTCACCGGAATGATGAGAGAGATTCAATCGGATCAAAAAGGATTGCTTCAAGGATTCATTCCATTGATGTTTAAAAAAGATTTGTCTGAATCTGAGCTCGAGTGGATGTTAGCAGAGACAACCAAAATGCCTGCTGCCATTGCAAGCGCGATTCTTTTCGATCAATCCATCATTGACTGCCGCCCTTATTTAAACCAAATAACGAAACCAACATTACTATGTTTTGGGAAAGAGGAGAAGCTTATTCCAGTAGCAGCAGGGGAGCACTTAAATCGAGCGATCCCTAACTCGAAACTTGAATTGTTTGAAGAAAGCTGTCACTGTCCATTTATAGAAGAAGCTGATAGATTTAATCAGGTCGTTGATGAATTTATTGGAGGTTTAAATTAG
- a CDS encoding ornithine--oxo-acid transaminase codes for MKTHTTTENVIEKTTQFGANNYNPLPIVITDAEGVWVKDPEGNRYMDMLSAYSAVNQGHRHPKIIQALKDQADRITLTSRAFHNDQLAPFYEKVAKLTNKAKVLPMNTGAEAVETAIKTVRRWAYDVKGVSENQAEIIACVGNFHGRTMTAVSLSSEAEYQRGFGPMLPGIKLIPYGDIDALRNAITPNTAAFLFEPIQGEAGIVIPPEGFLKEAYDVCKENNVLYVADEIQAGLGRSGKTFACDWENVEPDIYILGKALGGGVFPISCIAANEEILGVFNPGSHGSTFGGNPLGCAVSVAALEVLEDEQLAQRSLELGNYFQEKLKEIDNPLIKEVRGKGLFIGVELTKPARPYCEKLKEEGLLCKETHDTVIRFAPPLIISREDLDWALAKIVNVLSK; via the coding sequence ATGAAGACACACACAACGACTGAGAATGTGATTGAAAAAACAACCCAATTTGGAGCGAATAACTATAACCCGCTTCCAATTGTTATTACGGATGCAGAAGGGGTGTGGGTGAAAGACCCTGAAGGTAACCGATATATGGATATGTTGAGTGCTTATTCAGCAGTTAATCAAGGACACCGTCATCCGAAAATTATTCAAGCCTTAAAGGACCAGGCAGACCGCATTACATTAACATCCCGGGCTTTTCATAACGACCAATTGGCTCCGTTTTATGAGAAGGTCGCAAAGTTAACGAATAAAGCAAAAGTTCTTCCAATGAACACTGGGGCAGAAGCAGTGGAAACCGCTATTAAAACGGTGCGACGCTGGGCTTATGATGTGAAAGGCGTTTCAGAAAATCAGGCTGAAATTATTGCATGCGTCGGAAATTTCCATGGACGTACAATGACGGCTGTATCTCTCTCTTCTGAGGCGGAATACCAGAGAGGATTTGGTCCAATGTTACCGGGAATTAAATTGATTCCATACGGTGATATTGATGCGCTACGAAATGCCATTACACCAAATACAGCTGCTTTCCTATTTGAACCGATTCAAGGAGAAGCAGGGATTGTCATTCCTCCAGAAGGCTTTTTAAAGGAAGCTTATGATGTTTGTAAAGAAAATAATGTGCTTTACGTTGCAGATGAAATTCAAGCTGGTCTTGGGCGCTCGGGTAAAACATTTGCGTGCGATTGGGAAAATGTTGAACCGGATATTTACATTCTTGGAAAAGCGCTAGGCGGAGGCGTCTTCCCAATCTCATGTATTGCTGCTAATGAAGAGATTCTTGGTGTCTTTAATCCTGGCTCACACGGATCCACATTTGGTGGGAATCCGCTTGGCTGTGCCGTTTCCGTTGCTGCTCTTGAAGTTTTAGAAGACGAACAGTTAGCTCAGCGGTCACTCGAGCTTGGAAACTATTTTCAAGAAAAATTAAAGGAAATCGATAACCCTCTAATTAAAGAAGTACGCGGTAAAGGATTATTTATCGGAGTTGAATTAACAAAGCCAGCAAGACCTTACTGCGAAAAGTTAAAAGAAGAAGGGCTTTTATGTAAGGAAACGCATGATACGGTGATCCGATTTGCGCCACCGCTTATCATTTCAAGAGAAGATCTTGATTGGGCCTTAGCTAAAATCGTAAATGTGTTGTCCAAGTAA
- a CDS encoding Glu/Leu/Phe/Val family dehydrogenase, whose protein sequence is MEAAVSQHLKQAEKQDTESLNLFYSTQIVVKEALDQLGYSDEVYELLKEPMRMLTVRIPVRMDNDKVRIFTGYRSQHNDAVGPTKGGVRFHPEVNEDEVKALSLWMSLKCGIANLPYGGGKGGIICDPREMSFRELERLSRGYVRAISQIVGPTKDIPAPDVFTNSQIMAWMMDEYSRIREFDSPGFITGKPVVLGGSHGRETATARGVTICIEEAARKKGIKLQGARVVIQGFGNAGSFLAKFMHDAGAKIIGISDAYGAIYDADGLDIDDLLDRRDSFGTVTTLFKNTITNKELLELDCDILVPAAISNQITIDNASAIKASIVVEAANGPTTIEATKILTKRGILLVPDVLASSGGVTVSYFEWVQNNQGYYWTEEEVGARLRKVIVESFAKVYEISKTYHVDTRLAAYMAGIRKMAEASKFRGWV, encoded by the coding sequence ATGGAAGCGGCAGTTAGCCAACATTTAAAGCAGGCTGAAAAACAAGATACGGAATCACTGAATTTATTTTACTCCACTCAAATCGTTGTGAAGGAAGCACTGGATCAACTTGGCTATTCAGATGAGGTGTATGAACTTTTAAAAGAACCAATGAGAATGCTAACTGTCCGCATTCCCGTTCGAATGGATAATGACAAGGTTCGAATTTTTACCGGATATCGGTCCCAACATAATGATGCGGTGGGACCGACAAAAGGTGGGGTGCGATTTCATCCAGAGGTGAATGAAGATGAAGTGAAGGCTTTATCTTTATGGATGAGTTTAAAGTGTGGAATCGCCAATTTACCTTACGGCGGAGGAAAGGGCGGGATCATTTGTGATCCTCGTGAGATGTCATTCCGAGAATTGGAACGGTTGAGTCGTGGTTACGTTCGCGCGATCAGCCAGATCGTTGGTCCAACAAAAGATATACCTGCTCCAGATGTTTTCACAAATTCTCAAATTATGGCCTGGATGATGGATGAATACAGTCGGATTCGTGAATTTGATTCTCCTGGGTTCATTACGGGTAAACCAGTTGTGCTTGGTGGCTCTCATGGAAGGGAAACAGCAACAGCTCGTGGCGTAACGATTTGTATTGAAGAGGCTGCTAGAAAGAAAGGAATCAAGCTACAGGGAGCGCGCGTCGTAATTCAAGGGTTTGGAAATGCTGGTAGTTTTTTAGCGAAATTCATGCATGATGCAGGAGCTAAAATTATTGGGATCTCCGATGCCTATGGTGCGATCTATGATGCCGATGGATTAGATATTGATGACTTGCTAGATCGCCGCGATAGTTTTGGAACGGTGACAACGTTGTTTAAGAATACGATTACGAACAAGGAACTGCTTGAGCTAGACTGCGATATCCTAGTTCCGGCGGCGATTTCCAATCAAATCACCATCGACAATGCTTCAGCTATTAAAGCTTCCATAGTAGTGGAAGCTGCGAATGGACCGACAACAATCGAGGCCACTAAAATTTTAACAAAGCGGGGCATTTTACTTGTTCCCGATGTGCTTGCAAGTTCAGGGGGTGTGACAGTCTCCTATTTTGAATGGGTTCAAAACAATCAGGGATATTATTGGACAGAGGAAGAAGTAGGAGCAAGGTTGCGAAAAGTGATCGTTGAGTCTTTTGCGAAAGTTTATGAAATCTCAAAAACTTACCACGTTGATACAAGGTTAGCAGCTTATATGGCAGGAATTCGAAAGATGGCAGAAGCTTCAAAGTTTCGAGGTTGGGTTTAG
- a CDS encoding PH domain-containing protein, whose amino-acid sequence MGILSGFMGNASTMKKEDVQKELSTILSETEEVNAAFKLVRDLIVFTDKRLLFVDKQGMTGKKVEYHSVLYKSISHFSIETAGHFDLDAELKIWISSSQAPTFSKQFKKDDSIYTIQKILTELCG is encoded by the coding sequence ATGGGTATTTTAAGTGGATTTATGGGGAACGCTTCAACGATGAAGAAAGAAGATGTGCAAAAAGAGCTATCTACCATTCTTTCAGAAACAGAAGAGGTGAATGCCGCATTTAAGCTTGTGAGGGATTTAATCGTCTTTACAGACAAACGCCTTTTGTTTGTGGACAAGCAAGGCATGACAGGTAAGAAAGTGGAATATCATTCTGTTCTATACAAGAGCATTTCTCACTTCAGCATTGAAACAGCAGGACACTTTGATCTTGATGCAGAGCTTAAAATCTGGATTTCCAGTTCACAGGCTCCTACCTTCTCGAAGCAGTTTAAGAAGGATGATAGCATCTACACGATTCAAAAGATCCTTACTGAACTTTGTGGATGA
- a CDS encoding extracellular solute-binding protein: MLKKIRSHSLFIAMLVLVLMLSACSGDDTSSGSSGGDGDKVELTFWNIWTEPSPQNEASLKQIEKFNKEHPNIVINQQSIPHDQFKVKVKTQAAGKQLPDLVQVFPGAELKPLVDGKLVQPIDNILSNWDDLIKEGQLGDYRVDGKQYALPANITPTSLVYYDKDMLKEAGYDEFPQTYDEFKKLIKTLKSNDTIPIALGNKAQWVLQSSYISTIGDRMTGSEFLSEVLNGDKKFTDEKFIDAVNVIKELSDMEAFNEDFNSIDNIQHRDLFAMGDAAMMIDGAWSLGPLLESVPDKNIGIALFPQIDGGEGDPSAVSAVTGTGIALNSELEGEDLEAAQEFLKSFYSEEYYQNLMKADILVAADIEPPSDISPLLREVSKLTNGQIAPVYDATLPTDVTDTINSGLQEVTLGTMTPEELAKQLQKAVEKSK; this comes from the coding sequence ATGTTGAAAAAGATAAGATCTCATAGTTTATTTATCGCTATGCTGGTCCTTGTACTGATGCTTTCGGCATGTTCAGGTGATGATACTTCAAGCGGTTCATCTGGGGGAGACGGAGATAAGGTCGAATTAACGTTCTGGAACATTTGGACCGAGCCTTCACCACAAAATGAAGCGAGTCTTAAGCAGATAGAAAAGTTCAATAAGGAACACCCTAATATTGTCATTAATCAACAGAGTATTCCACATGACCAATTTAAAGTCAAAGTTAAAACACAAGCTGCAGGTAAGCAGTTACCAGATCTAGTTCAGGTTTTTCCTGGAGCAGAACTTAAGCCTCTAGTAGATGGGAAACTCGTTCAACCAATTGATAATATTTTAAGTAACTGGGACGACCTTATCAAAGAAGGGCAGCTTGGTGATTACCGCGTTGATGGTAAGCAGTACGCACTCCCAGCAAATATCACACCAACAAGCCTTGTGTATTATGACAAGGATATGCTTAAGGAAGCTGGTTATGATGAGTTTCCACAAACGTATGATGAGTTTAAAAAGTTAATAAAAACACTTAAATCAAATGATACAATTCCGATTGCACTTGGTAACAAAGCGCAGTGGGTATTACAGTCTTCATATATCAGTACGATTGGAGACCGCATGACAGGCAGTGAATTCCTGTCAGAAGTACTAAATGGGGATAAGAAGTTTACGGATGAAAAGTTTATTGATGCAGTAAACGTGATCAAGGAGCTTTCCGACATGGAAGCATTCAATGAAGACTTCAACTCGATCGATAACATCCAGCATCGAGATTTATTTGCTATGGGTGACGCAGCTATGATGATCGATGGAGCATGGTCTCTTGGACCACTTCTTGAATCTGTACCGGATAAGAATATCGGTATCGCCCTGTTCCCTCAAATTGATGGTGGGGAAGGAGATCCCTCAGCAGTTTCTGCTGTAACGGGTACTGGTATCGCATTGAATAGTGAACTTGAAGGCGAAGATCTTGAAGCGGCACAGGAATTTTTGAAAAGCTTCTATTCTGAAGAATACTATCAAAATCTTATGAAAGCAGACATTCTAGTTGCAGCGGATATTGAACCGCCTTCTGACATCAGTCCACTCCTTAGAGAAGTTTCTAAGCTGACAAATGGTCAAATCGCGCCTGTATATGATGCGACCCTTCCAACTGACGTGACAGATACTATTAACTCTGGTTTACAGGAAGTAACACTTGGCACGATGACACCTGAGGAACTAGCGAAACAGCTTCAGAAAGCTGTTGAGAAGAGTAAGTAA
- a CDS encoding sensor histidine kinase, giving the protein MKRLLSFSGWKLHWKFFFIFFTLVLVPILAFSLYIYSEANQAIQLQAVNNTRGHLEKIDQNISAFTSDIEDISSYMIYSEDIRSFLRTEESPGNRTYLNDLERRITGFTTFHLTSKFYLHSISLSSVNGHHLDMGTPLKENQEDVWKVKAEEFAGKPYWSDAYKIRDAWGRDRKVVSLFRVINDVNNVSLPLGMVTIRFDALKFYELIDTDFKNLETMFVLNHHGQVVMHPDEDMIGKPYPDENIVKAIIRNGDKNSTLQYERDDVNYTIVTQPVAGADLVILGAVNEKSVAEGITSIQQSILIMMIALTLFGLLAIFGFYYFNIRRIRDLTRETRQLERGDFSANVSVGSSDEIGLLGMRFNKMVERLRYLIDNEYKMELRNRESELKLLQSQINPHFLYNTLDMIRWTARLEKAMETSKLIEQLSKMFRISLNRGKPWITLKDELTYSQGYLDLQKRRLGKKLQYTLYCDHAAMGSIMLKQTIQPLIENSLHHGFENMRTERKIYIRCFRDDQDLVIDVLDNGKGFGEGTTMESIQSGYALKNIQDRLLIAFGSRASLTIEDKPSPGAWVRVRFPYLETEEEIEVWKSAGE; this is encoded by the coding sequence ATGAAGCGATTGCTGTCCTTTTCCGGTTGGAAACTTCATTGGAAGTTCTTTTTCATCTTTTTCACCCTTGTATTAGTTCCGATTCTTGCTTTCAGTCTCTATATTTATTCGGAAGCGAATCAGGCGATTCAGCTTCAAGCTGTTAATAATACAAGAGGACATCTCGAGAAAATAGACCAGAATATTTCTGCATTCACTAGTGATATTGAAGATATCTCATCTTACATGATTTATAGCGAAGATATCCGCTCCTTCCTAAGAACGGAAGAGTCGCCCGGTAACCGTACGTATTTAAACGATTTGGAACGCAGAATTACTGGTTTTACTACGTTTCATCTTACGTCTAAATTTTATTTACATTCGATTTCATTGTCATCTGTTAACGGCCATCACCTGGATATGGGCACCCCTCTTAAAGAAAATCAGGAGGACGTCTGGAAAGTGAAGGCGGAGGAGTTTGCTGGCAAACCTTACTGGAGCGATGCTTATAAGATTCGTGACGCGTGGGGGCGTGATCGAAAGGTCGTGAGTTTATTTCGTGTTATCAATGATGTTAATAACGTGTCGCTTCCGCTTGGAATGGTTACGATTCGCTTTGATGCATTAAAATTCTATGAACTGATCGATACTGACTTTAAGAATTTAGAGACGATGTTCGTTTTAAATCACCATGGGCAAGTCGTGATGCATCCAGATGAGGACATGATCGGTAAACCTTATCCTGATGAGAATATTGTAAAAGCTATTATTCGTAACGGTGATAAAAATAGCACACTCCAATATGAGAGAGACGATGTGAACTATACTATTGTTACGCAGCCAGTTGCTGGGGCGGATCTTGTCATCCTTGGGGCAGTTAATGAGAAGAGTGTTGCCGAGGGGATCACTAGTATACAACAGTCGATTTTAATCATGATGATCGCGTTGACACTTTTTGGATTACTCGCGATCTTTGGTTTTTACTACTTTAATATCCGAAGAATCCGTGATTTAACGAGGGAAACTCGACAGTTAGAGCGTGGGGACTTTTCTGCGAATGTATCTGTAGGATCAAGTGATGAAATTGGGTTATTAGGAATGAGGTTTAACAAAATGGTTGAGCGTTTACGCTATTTGATCGACAACGAGTACAAGATGGAGCTAAGAAATCGTGAGTCAGAACTCAAGCTTCTGCAAAGTCAGATCAACCCCCATTTTCTCTACAATACATTGGATATGATTCGCTGGACGGCACGCTTAGAGAAAGCGATGGAGACTAGTAAACTAATTGAACAATTATCGAAGATGTTCAGAATTAGTTTGAATCGGGGGAAACCATGGATCACATTAAAAGACGAGCTTACCTACAGTCAGGGGTATTTAGATTTACAAAAAAGACGTCTTGGGAAAAAACTTCAGTACACCCTTTATTGTGATCATGCCGCGATGGGGTCCATCATGCTAAAGCAAACGATCCAGCCATTAATAGAGAACAGCCTTCATCATGGATTTGAAAATATGAGGACGGAGAGGAAAATCTATATTCGTTGTTTTCGGGACGACCAGGATCTGGTGATCGATGTACTGGATAATGGTAAAGGCTTCGGAGAAGGAACTACGATGGAAAGCATTCAATCTGGATATGCGCTGAAAAATATACAAGATCGGCTACTCATTGCGTTCGGATCAAGAGCTTCTCTGACGATTGAAGACAAACCTTCGCCTGGAGCCTGGGTCAGAGTGAGATTCCCCTATCTTGAAACAGAAGAAGAAATTGAAGTCTGGAAAAGTGCAGGTGAATGA
- a CDS encoding carbohydrate ABC transporter permease encodes MHLLSRSKWPAFVGLAPAFLIYILFAIVPILISFYYSVMRWDGFTEMEFVGLANFQEALTDPIFWQSLKNNLYVVGASVFGQIPIALFIALLLNRKIKGGKFFRTVGFMPVVISTVIISLVWGMMYNSRIGLFNQLLESIGLESLTQNWLGDPKWSMISVCITIIWQFVGLYLIIFLAALQNIPEEIYEAARIDGASGLKQTFYITLPMMWDSIIVAVILCISGSLRTFDLIYVMTSGGPGHSTEVMAMYMFEQTFSSTRYGYGSALSLFIFFFSLALVYLSTRILRRKSV; translated from the coding sequence ATGCATCTGTTAAGCAGAAGTAAATGGCCTGCATTTGTGGGGTTAGCCCCGGCGTTTCTTATCTATATATTGTTTGCAATCGTTCCGATACTCATCTCGTTCTACTACTCTGTCATGAGGTGGGACGGGTTCACCGAAATGGAATTTGTTGGCCTGGCGAACTTCCAGGAAGCCCTTACGGATCCGATTTTTTGGCAATCTCTCAAAAATAATCTATACGTTGTCGGAGCATCTGTATTTGGACAGATTCCGATCGCCTTATTTATTGCCCTCTTATTGAATAGAAAGATCAAAGGTGGGAAATTTTTCAGAACTGTTGGCTTTATGCCAGTCGTTATTTCTACGGTCATCATCTCGTTAGTGTGGGGAATGATGTACAACTCAAGAATAGGGTTATTCAATCAACTGCTCGAATCTATTGGCCTTGAATCTCTTACTCAGAACTGGCTAGGTGACCCGAAGTGGTCAATGATATCGGTTTGTATTACGATCATCTGGCAGTTCGTAGGTCTTTATCTCATTATCTTTCTCGCTGCACTTCAGAACATCCCGGAGGAAATATATGAAGCAGCTAGAATTGATGGAGCTTCTGGTTTAAAGCAAACGTTCTATATTACGCTGCCGATGATGTGGGACTCGATCATTGTTGCAGTCATTCTATGTATAAGCGGAAGCCTACGAACGTTTGATTTAATTTACGTTATGACTTCTGGGGGACCAGGACATTCTACTGAAGTTATGGCGATGTATATGTTTGAACAGACATTTTCTTCTACTCGCTACGGGTATGGGAGTGCGCTTTCTTTGTTTATCTTCTTCTTTAGCCTGGCACTCGTCTATCTGTCTACGAGAATTCTACGAAGAAAGTCAGTTTGA